A genome region from Brienomyrus brachyistius isolate T26 chromosome 23, BBRACH_0.4, whole genome shotgun sequence includes the following:
- the naxe gene encoding NAD(P)H-hydrate epimerase produces MLGLRALVGIGVLVTSQGARALSKKTSCPLLGGSITPHLECPRRLLSMAQPIKYLGQEEAQRIDEELFTEYQFSVDQLMELAGLSCATAIVRTYPLDSLVKRKPSVLVVCGPGNNGGDGLVCARHLKLFGYEPSIIYPKRPNKPLFQNLVVQCEKMDIPFLSEMPSEAEVIDEAYNLVVDAIFGFSFQGAVREPFSSILATLRKITVPIASVDIPSGWDVEKGSPDGLQPDLLISLTAPKKAATHFRGRYHFLGGRFVPAALEKKYQLNLPPYPGTDCVLQLT; encoded by the exons ATGTTGGGGCTGCGGGCTCTGGTTGGGATTGGGGTCCTGGTGACGTCACAAGGAGCCAGAGCTCTTTCTAAAAAGACATCCTGTCCGTTACTTGGTGGGAGTATCACCCCCCATCTGGAGTGCCCGAGACGCCTATTGTCCATGGCCCAACCGATTAAATACCTTGG CCAGGAGGAAGCCCAGCGCATCGATGAGGAGCTCTTCACTGAGTACCAGTTCAGCGTGGACCAGCTGATGGAGCTGGCTGGGCTCAGCTGTGCCACAGCCATTGTTCGG ACCTACCCACTGGACTCCCTGGTGAAGCGCAAGCCTTCAGTGCTCGTTGTGTGTGGTCCTGGCAACAATGGGGGAGACGGCCTGGTCTGTGCCCGCCACCTCAAGCTTTTT GGTTATGAGCCCAGCATAATCTACCCCAAGCGGCCCAACAAGCCCCTCTTCCAGAACCTGGTGGTCCAGTGTGAGAAGATGGACATTCCCTTCCTCTCTGAGATGCCCAGCGAG GCGGAAGTGATCGACGAGGCCTACAACCTGGTGGTCGATGCCATCTTCGGCTTCAGTTTCCAGGGAGCCGTTCGGGAGCCTTTCAGCTCTATCCTGGCCACGCTGAGGAAAATCACGGTGCCCATCGCCAGTGTCGATATCCCCTCAG GTTGGGATGTGGAGAAAGGAAGTCCAGATGGGCTGCAGCCAGACCTGCTCATCTCTCTCACGGCTCCCAAGAAGGCGGCGACTCACTTCCGCGGTCGCTACCACTTCCTGGGGGGCCGCTTCGTGCCAGCAGCCCTGGAGAAGAAGTACCAGCTGAACCTGCCGCCGTACCCGGGCACCGACTGTGTCCTTCAGCTGACCTAG